A region from the Brassica napus cultivar Da-Ae chromosome C8, Da-Ae, whole genome shotgun sequence genome encodes:
- the LOC106382806 gene encoding UDP-glucuronic acid decarboxylase 1, with protein sequence MKQLHKQMSSKRDDDTIPMSQSSPYSPKALKHPRSLPRSLHYLFREQRLLFILVGILIGSTFFILQPSLSRLSPAESTSLITRSVSSTNYSPSRMSFNYGGGKTGRVPVGIGPRRLRIVVTGGAGFVGSHLVDKLIGRGDEVIVIDNFFTGRKENLVHLFSNPRFELIRHDVVEPILLEVDQIYHLACPASPVHYKYNPVKTIKTNVMGTLNMLGLAKRVGARFLLTSTSEVYGDPLEHPQKETYWGNVNPIGERSCYDEGKRTAETLAMDYHRGAGVEVRIARIFNTYGPRMCLDDGRVVSNFVAQTIRKHPMTVYGDGKQTRSFQYVSDLVDGLVALMENDHVGPFNLGNPGEFTMLELAEVVKEVIDTSATIEFKPNTADDPHKRKPDISKAKELLNWEPKISLRDGLPRMVSDFRNRISNEDEGKGL encoded by the exons ATGAAGCAGCTTCACAAGCAAATGAGCTCGAAGCGCGACGATGATACGATCCCCATGAGCCAATCGTCTCCTtactctcccaaagccttaaaGCATCCCAGATCTCTCCCGAGATCGCTCCACTACCTCTTCCGAGAACAGAGACTCCTCTTCATCCTCGTCGGGATCTTGATCGGATCAACCTTCTTCATCCTCCAGCCTTCTCTCTCCCGTCTATCCCCCGCGGAGTCCACCTCCCTCATCACCAGATCCGTCTCCTCCACCAACTACTCGCCTTCCAGGATGAGTTTCAACTACGGCGGAGGCAAAACCGGACGCGTTCCCGTCGGTATCGGACCGCGGAGGCTGAGGATCGTCGTCACCGGTGGAGCTGGATTCGTCGGGAGTCATCTCGTTGATAAGCTGATAGGGAGGGGAGATGAAGTGATCGTGATCGATAACTTCTTCACGGGGAGGAAGGAGAATTTGGTTCACCTGTTCTCGAATCCGAGGTTTGAGCTCATTCGTCACGACGTGGTTGAGCCGATTCTCCTCGAGGTTGATCAGATTTACCATTTGGCTTGCCCAGCTTCACCTGTTCATTACAAGTATAATCCAGTCAAGACTATC AAGACGAATGTAATGGGAACTCTCAATATGTTGGGACTTGCAAAGAGAGTTGGAGCAAGGTTTCTGCTCACCAGCACAAGTGAAGTCTATGGAGATCCTCTTGAGCATCCACAAAAGGAGACGTATTGGGGCAATGTGAATCCAATAG GTGAGCGGAGTTGCTATGATGAAGGAAAGCGTACTGCTGAAACTCTAGCCATGGATTATCACCGAGGTGCAGGTGTGGAg GTTAGAATTGCTCGTATTTTCAACACCTATGGACCCCGAATGTGCCTTGATGATGGGCGTGTCGTTAGTAACTTTGTTGCACAG ACTATACGCAAACATCCGATGACTGTGTATGGTGATGGAAAACAAACTCGAAGCTTTCAGTATGTTTCTGACTTG GTGGATGGACTTGTAGCGTTAATGGAAAACGATCACGTAGGACCTTTCAATCTTGGTAACCCAGGAGAATTCACAATGCTTGAGCTTGCAGAG GTGGTTAAGGAAGTGATTGATACGAGCGCGACCATAGAGTTCAAACCGAACACAGCGGATGATCCTCACAAGAGGAAACCAGACATAAGTAAAGCAAAGGAGCTTCTGAACTGGGAACCAAAGATCTCTCTGCGGGATGGTCTGCCTCGAATGGTAAGTGACTTCCGTAACCGAATCTCGAACGAAGACGAAGGCAAAGGTCTCTAA
- the LOC106382805 gene encoding protein SODIUM POTASSIUM ROOT DEFECTIVE 3-like, with the protein MKGTMFCASQASTATANHNERSVMARAIDRHNPIIKDGRRSFTAPCSSGDDYIEPYRQLSKITRIPSSPSGVGKMAQVDNGRKSTSGSLLKLLSSDNIGLARKSFGCFDVTKSTPPGSTRYLLGTEPVCLSGSTSKDTVVTEEGEPSESRKSSGAAVEEKKKTSSGSEHQVVVLRVSLHCQCRGCEGKVKKHLSRMQGVTSFNIDFASKKVTVTGDITPLQVLGCLSKVKNAQFWTPPPPSSLSSANPEN; encoded by the exons ATGAAAGGCACTATGTTTTGTGCATCGCAAGCATCGACAGCTACGGCTAACCACAACGAACGGAGCGTCATGGCACGAGCCATCGACCGTCATAACCCCATTATCAAAGATGGTAGGAGGTCTTTCACTGCACCGTGCTCTTCAGGCGACGACTACATTGAACCGTACCGTCAACTTTCGAAAATTACGAGAATACCCTCCTCCCCCTCAGGCGTCGGGAAGATGGCTCAGGTGGATAATGGAAGGAAGAGTACTTCAGGGTCGTTGTTGAAGCTACTTAGCAGTGATAATATTGGCTTAGCGAGGAAGAGTTTTGGCTGTTTTGATGTTACCAAAAGTACCCCACCTGGCTCTACTAGGTATCTTCTGGGGACCGAACCGGTTTGTTTATCCGGTTCTACGAGTAAGGATACGGTTGTAACGGAGGAAGGTGAACCTTCTGAGTCAAGAAAAAGCTCTGGTGCTGCagtggaagagaagaagaagacttctTCTGGTTCAGAGCACCAG GTGGTTGTTCTGAGAGTGTCTCTACACTGTCAGTGCAGAGGCTGTGAAGGCAAAGTGAAGAAACATCTATCTAGAATGCAAG GTGTGACATCATTCAACATAGATTTTGCTTCAAAGAAGGTGACTGTGACTGGAGACATCACCCCCTTACAAGTATTGGGTTGCCTCTCAAAGGTCAAAAATGCTCAGTTCTGGACACCACCTCCTCCATCATCACTCTCAAGTGCCAATCCAGAGAACTAA
- the LOC106382804 gene encoding uncharacterized protein LOC106382804 isoform X1 gives MNIFRFAELSSRDRLASKVPSSRQGKKLKSPGSSSEFSSCHCEAPSQNKLHQDSAHHLPMRSLLAQEMSKQKETKKRSPSIIARLMGLDVLPSPQSSSHRQQKSVESQQSRSGGSSSYDGCESLRRSSKGSEQKFKDVFEVLDAKKAESHRNLHHQGKMNAANLTQAEMAFIKQKFMEAKRLSTDEKLRHSKEFNDALEALDSNKDLLLKFLQQPDSLFTKHVHDLQSTPHKPLYSQAPSLKCPSHSQKADRDSLRKSHRSPHRHGGGGDGCPSHSHSRHVSYETLELQPTKIVVLKPNLGGRDFASPSSSSDEFRADRSLLLCTSNHGRQKSNEDIRLSRHSSRKASFETSGFRGYAGDESSSGSDSASESELVPITSRTRTSFNRKSHHHRSLPSKSTTSSSVTREAKRRLSERWKLTHKYEQEIEISRSGTLAEMLATSDKEARPASFNGLIFEERISKRVESNVHLSELPEPVGISSRDGWKGSRSRSYSKSKTIMNQESTGGYTIVLPKELITRDGLVMGSSSHHSFLSSKSSRHGSNKSRSSYNSCSFSVNANSDTEESSASDDIKTAMSSEAPDLSTVTSLTDPDISRMPTETIKHSLVPEPQPCESSKEGDQPSPASVLEASFDDDDVSSSSECFESVSADLKGLRMQLRLLKLESAAYNEASMLVSTDEDTDQESSTITNETLTSQEVREEDWKSLYLVDLLANSRTSDSDHSTVMETPVDPSLFQDLEKKYSSLKTSTRIDRRFLFDQISGELVQILKQFSDPHPWVKPKRVCSKWDANKMQETLRDLVTRKEEKPSKDDVEEKELEWLRLEDDIEIIGRDIEEMLTDELIAELVVDAIF, from the exons ATGAACATATTTCGATTCGCCGAGCTGAGTTCCCGAGATCGATTAGCTTCCAAAGTTCCCAGTTCTCGCCAAG GAAAGAAACTCAAGTCTCCAGGGTCATCTTCTGAGTTTAGTTCTTGCCATTGTGAAGCTCCAAGTCAAAACAAG TTGCATCAAGATTCTGCTCATCATTTACCGATGAGAAGTTTGTTAGCACAAGAAATGTCAAAGCAGAAAGAAACTAAAAAGAGATCACCTAGCATTATAGCTAGACTGATGGGTCTCGATGTCTTGCCATCGCCTCAGAGTTCTTCCCACAGACAACAAAAGTCTGTAGAGAGTCAGCAAAGTAGGAGCGGTGGATCCAGTTCTTATGATGGTTGTGAATCTCTTAGAAGGAGCTCAAAGGGTAGTGAGCAAAAGTTTAAAGATGTTTTCGAAGTTTTGGATGCAAAGAAGGCAGAGAGCCATAGAAACTTACATCATCAGGGGAAGATGAATGCTGCTAATCTTACACAGGCGGAGATGGCTTTTATAAAGCAGAAGTTCATGGAGGCTAAGCGTTTATCAACTGATGAGAAGCTTCGTCATTCTAAAGAGTTTAATGATGCGCTTGAGGCTCTAGACTCTAACAAAGACCTCCTACTCAAGTTTCTTCAGCAACCAGATTCATTGTTCACTAAACATGTGCATGATCTTCAAAGCACACCTCACAAGCCACTTTACAGTCAAGCACCATCTCTGAAATGTCCTAGCCATTCTCAGAAAGCTGATAGGGACTCGTTAAGGAAGAGTCATAGGTCACCTCATCGGCATGGTGGTGGTGGCGATGGTTGTCCTAGCCATTCTCATTCTAGGCATGTTTCTTATGAGACACTTGAGCTGCAGCCAACCAAGATTGTTGTTCTGAAACCTAACCTCGGTGGTAGAGATTTTGCATCGCCAAGCTCTTCTTCTGATGAGTTCAGAGCAGATCGTAGTCTTCTTCTATGCACCAGCAATCATGGCAGGCAGAAAAGTAACGAAGACATCCGCCTTTCAAGACATAGTTCAAGGAAGGCGAGCTTTGAGACTTCAGGATTCAGAGGATATGCAGGGGACGAAAGCTCATCAGGGAGTGATTCCGCAAGTGAATCAGAGCTAGTGCCAATaacttcaagaacaagaacctCCTTTAACCGTAAGAGCCACCACCATCGATCTTTGCCTTCCAAGTCAACAACATCATCATCTGTGACTAGGGAAGCCAAGAGGAGACTGTCAGAGAGATGGAAGCTGACACACAAGTACGAGCAAGAGATAGAAATTAGCAGAAGCGGCACATTAGCTGAGATGCTTGCAACTTCAGATAAGGAAGCAAGGCCAGCAAGTTTTAATGGACTCATTTTCGAAGAGAGGATTAGTAAAAGAGTTGAGAGCAATGTTCACTTGTCTGAACTGCCAGAACCGGTTGGAATCAGCAGTAGGGATGGATGGAAAGGATCACGCTCAAGAAGTTATTCAAAATCCAAAACCATCATGAACCAGGAAAGCACTGGTGGTTACACTATAGTGCTGCCAAAGGAGTTGATCACTCGAGATGGATTAGTGATGGGGAGCTCTTCTCATCACTCTTTCTTGTCAAGCAAATCTTCTAGACATGGTAGTAATAAATCTCGTTCATCATACAATAGTTGCAGTTTCTCGGTAAATGCAAATTCAGACACTGAGGAAAGTTCCGCTTCTGATGATATCAAGACGGCTATGTCTTCTGAAGCTCCTGATTTGTCAACTGTCACTTCTTTAACTGATCCT GATATCTCAAGGATGCCAACTGAGACTATAAAACATTCTTTGGTTCCTGAACCACAGCCTTGTGAAAGCTCAAAGGAAGGAGATCAACCAAGTCCGGCTTCAGTTCTAGAAGCTTCTTTTGACGATGATGATGTTTCATCGAGTTCTGAATGCTTTGAGAGTGTTAGCGCCGATCTCAAAG GACTCAGGATGCAACTCCGGCTCCTCAAACTAGAGTCAGCTGCTTACAATGAAGCTAGCATGCTCGTTTCAACTGATGAAGACACAGATCAGGAGTCATCAACAATAACTAATGAGACTTTGACCAGCCAGGAGGTCAGAGAAGAAGACTGGAAGTCATTGTACTTAGTTGATCTCCTAGCCAACTCCAGGACAAGTGACTCGGACCATAGCACTGTCATGGAAACACCTGTAGATCCATCCTTGTTTCAGGATCTTGAGAAGAAGTACTCAAGCTTGAAAACATCAACCCGGATAGACAGAAGGTTTCTCTTTGATCAGATCAGCGGAGAGCTTGTACAGATATTAAAGCAGTTCTCAGATCCACACCCTTGGGTTAAACCCAAAAGGGTCTGTTCGAAATGGGATGCAAACAAGATGCAAGAGACTCTGCGCGATTTGGTGacaagaaaagaagagaaaccaAGCAAAGATGATGTGGAGGAAAAGGAGTTGGAGTGGCTGAGGTTGGAAGATGACATTGAAATCATAGGTAGAGACATTGAGGAAATGCTGACGGATGAACTCATAGCAGAGCTTGTGGTAGATGCAATCTTCTAG
- the LOC106382804 gene encoding uncharacterized protein LOC106382804 isoform X2 — protein sequence MRSLLAQEMSKQKETKKRSPSIIARLMGLDVLPSPQSSSHRQQKSVESQQSRSGGSSSYDGCESLRRSSKGSEQKFKDVFEVLDAKKAESHRNLHHQGKMNAANLTQAEMAFIKQKFMEAKRLSTDEKLRHSKEFNDALEALDSNKDLLLKFLQQPDSLFTKHVHDLQSTPHKPLYSQAPSLKCPSHSQKADRDSLRKSHRSPHRHGGGGDGCPSHSHSRHVSYETLELQPTKIVVLKPNLGGRDFASPSSSSDEFRADRSLLLCTSNHGRQKSNEDIRLSRHSSRKASFETSGFRGYAGDESSSGSDSASESELVPITSRTRTSFNRKSHHHRSLPSKSTTSSSVTREAKRRLSERWKLTHKYEQEIEISRSGTLAEMLATSDKEARPASFNGLIFEERISKRVESNVHLSELPEPVGISSRDGWKGSRSRSYSKSKTIMNQESTGGYTIVLPKELITRDGLVMGSSSHHSFLSSKSSRHGSNKSRSSYNSCSFSVNANSDTEESSASDDIKTAMSSEAPDLSTVTSLTDPDISRMPTETIKHSLVPEPQPCESSKEGDQPSPASVLEASFDDDDVSSSSECFESVSADLKGLRMQLRLLKLESAAYNEASMLVSTDEDTDQESSTITNETLTSQEVREEDWKSLYLVDLLANSRTSDSDHSTVMETPVDPSLFQDLEKKYSSLKTSTRIDRRFLFDQISGELVQILKQFSDPHPWVKPKRVCSKWDANKMQETLRDLVTRKEEKPSKDDVEEKELEWLRLEDDIEIIGRDIEEMLTDELIAELVVDAIF from the exons ATGAGAAGTTTGTTAGCACAAGAAATGTCAAAGCAGAAAGAAACTAAAAAGAGATCACCTAGCATTATAGCTAGACTGATGGGTCTCGATGTCTTGCCATCGCCTCAGAGTTCTTCCCACAGACAACAAAAGTCTGTAGAGAGTCAGCAAAGTAGGAGCGGTGGATCCAGTTCTTATGATGGTTGTGAATCTCTTAGAAGGAGCTCAAAGGGTAGTGAGCAAAAGTTTAAAGATGTTTTCGAAGTTTTGGATGCAAAGAAGGCAGAGAGCCATAGAAACTTACATCATCAGGGGAAGATGAATGCTGCTAATCTTACACAGGCGGAGATGGCTTTTATAAAGCAGAAGTTCATGGAGGCTAAGCGTTTATCAACTGATGAGAAGCTTCGTCATTCTAAAGAGTTTAATGATGCGCTTGAGGCTCTAGACTCTAACAAAGACCTCCTACTCAAGTTTCTTCAGCAACCAGATTCATTGTTCACTAAACATGTGCATGATCTTCAAAGCACACCTCACAAGCCACTTTACAGTCAAGCACCATCTCTGAAATGTCCTAGCCATTCTCAGAAAGCTGATAGGGACTCGTTAAGGAAGAGTCATAGGTCACCTCATCGGCATGGTGGTGGTGGCGATGGTTGTCCTAGCCATTCTCATTCTAGGCATGTTTCTTATGAGACACTTGAGCTGCAGCCAACCAAGATTGTTGTTCTGAAACCTAACCTCGGTGGTAGAGATTTTGCATCGCCAAGCTCTTCTTCTGATGAGTTCAGAGCAGATCGTAGTCTTCTTCTATGCACCAGCAATCATGGCAGGCAGAAAAGTAACGAAGACATCCGCCTTTCAAGACATAGTTCAAGGAAGGCGAGCTTTGAGACTTCAGGATTCAGAGGATATGCAGGGGACGAAAGCTCATCAGGGAGTGATTCCGCAAGTGAATCAGAGCTAGTGCCAATaacttcaagaacaagaacctCCTTTAACCGTAAGAGCCACCACCATCGATCTTTGCCTTCCAAGTCAACAACATCATCATCTGTGACTAGGGAAGCCAAGAGGAGACTGTCAGAGAGATGGAAGCTGACACACAAGTACGAGCAAGAGATAGAAATTAGCAGAAGCGGCACATTAGCTGAGATGCTTGCAACTTCAGATAAGGAAGCAAGGCCAGCAAGTTTTAATGGACTCATTTTCGAAGAGAGGATTAGTAAAAGAGTTGAGAGCAATGTTCACTTGTCTGAACTGCCAGAACCGGTTGGAATCAGCAGTAGGGATGGATGGAAAGGATCACGCTCAAGAAGTTATTCAAAATCCAAAACCATCATGAACCAGGAAAGCACTGGTGGTTACACTATAGTGCTGCCAAAGGAGTTGATCACTCGAGATGGATTAGTGATGGGGAGCTCTTCTCATCACTCTTTCTTGTCAAGCAAATCTTCTAGACATGGTAGTAATAAATCTCGTTCATCATACAATAGTTGCAGTTTCTCGGTAAATGCAAATTCAGACACTGAGGAAAGTTCCGCTTCTGATGATATCAAGACGGCTATGTCTTCTGAAGCTCCTGATTTGTCAACTGTCACTTCTTTAACTGATCCT GATATCTCAAGGATGCCAACTGAGACTATAAAACATTCTTTGGTTCCTGAACCACAGCCTTGTGAAAGCTCAAAGGAAGGAGATCAACCAAGTCCGGCTTCAGTTCTAGAAGCTTCTTTTGACGATGATGATGTTTCATCGAGTTCTGAATGCTTTGAGAGTGTTAGCGCCGATCTCAAAG GACTCAGGATGCAACTCCGGCTCCTCAAACTAGAGTCAGCTGCTTACAATGAAGCTAGCATGCTCGTTTCAACTGATGAAGACACAGATCAGGAGTCATCAACAATAACTAATGAGACTTTGACCAGCCAGGAGGTCAGAGAAGAAGACTGGAAGTCATTGTACTTAGTTGATCTCCTAGCCAACTCCAGGACAAGTGACTCGGACCATAGCACTGTCATGGAAACACCTGTAGATCCATCCTTGTTTCAGGATCTTGAGAAGAAGTACTCAAGCTTGAAAACATCAACCCGGATAGACAGAAGGTTTCTCTTTGATCAGATCAGCGGAGAGCTTGTACAGATATTAAAGCAGTTCTCAGATCCACACCCTTGGGTTAAACCCAAAAGGGTCTGTTCGAAATGGGATGCAAACAAGATGCAAGAGACTCTGCGCGATTTGGTGacaagaaaagaagagaaaccaAGCAAAGATGATGTGGAGGAAAAGGAGTTGGAGTGGCTGAGGTTGGAAGATGACATTGAAATCATAGGTAGAGACATTGAGGAAATGCTGACGGATGAACTCATAGCAGAGCTTGTGGTAGATGCAATCTTCTAG
- the LOC106379022 gene encoding putative F-box/FBD/LRR-repeat protein At1g22000, producing MFEPLSLFVGSIHVRFHVGDVILILLEQGIPVLLEQVSRRFPKKITKRIEVEDKISGLPDDLLVQILLLVPTKDAVATMILSKRWRYIWTMVPKLDYLNDGIHKVGFLDFLFGDRDSYQRWFLRFIDESLRVHKAPVLEKLAIGLGPRCPVDVNVDVGKWIEKAVNRKVREIEFILRWSAEHTSLPKILYTCDTLVFLSLSEKILVDVPSLACLPSLEDLELHSVVYKDEDSLARLLSSCPNLNYLSVERRDLQDNVKLFNIKAPLLESLSYDYVELRSHNEGNIGGGTLVIDCPALKEISIADYSGDSCFVENNPHLDKAFISGFCNPDDKFVACLSSVIDLELVLNFATFAWFNTVNFYQLLECKIKIVDEVDWLEPLMFLLQNSPNLKVLSIYKTFIRNAEELPLSWNQPSSVPECLATHLEIFEWNEYGGRNEEKELVRYIFANSNFLKRAGFSLKSTSKNKKKMIELESMSRISSSSQLIFSTQLEYLCVLYEKK from the exons ATGTTTGAACCGCTTTCATTATTTGTCGGCTCAATTCATGTTAGGTTTCATGTTGGAGATGTGATTTTGATACTGCTAGAACAAGGGATTCCAGTACTGTTAGAACAAGTATCCCGAAGATTCCcaaagaaaataaccaaaagaaTAGAAGTAGAAGACAAGATCAGTGGTCTGCCTGACGATTTGCTCGTGCAAATATTGTTGCTTGTCCCAACAAAAGATGCAGTAGCTACCATGATTTTATCAAAACGATGGAGGTATATTTGGACGATGGTGCCAAAGCTTGACTATCTGAATGATGGTATTCACAAAGTAGGTTTCCTTGATTTTTTATTCGGAGATAGAGATAGTTATCAACGGTGGTTTTTACGGTTTATTGATGAGTCATTGCGAGTCCACAAGGCACCTGTATTAGAAAAATTAGCTATAGgactcggtccaagatgccctGTTGATGTAAATGTTGACGTTGGAAAGTGGATTGAAAAAGCAGTTAACAGAAAGGTGCGTGAGATAGAGTTCATACTCAGGTGGTCTGCCGAGCATACTAGCTTGCCTAAGATCCTTTACACATGCGATACACTCGTGTTTTTAAGTCTTTCCGAGAAGATTCTCGTGGATGTTCCTTCCCTGGCTTGCCTCCCATCCCTGGAAGATCTTGAACTTCACTCTGTGGTTTACAAAGATGAAGATTCTCTTGCTCGGCTTTTATCAAGTTGTCCTAATCTCAATTATTTGAGTGTAGAACGACGTGATCTCCAAGACAACGTGaaacttttcaatataaaagCTCCATTATTAGAAAGCTTATCGTATGATTATGTGGAGTTAAGATCACACAACGAAGGCAATATTGGTGGGGGGACTTTGGTTATAGATTGTCCCGCTTTAAAGGAAATCTCCATCGCTGATTACTCGGGGGACTCTTGCTTCGTTGAGAACAACCCTCACCTTGACAAGGCATTTATCAGCGGTTTTTGTAACCCTGATGACAAGTTTGTGGCATGTCTTTCCTCAGTCATAGATCTCGAGTTAGTTTTGAACTTTGCAACG TTTGCGTGGTTTAACACTGTTAACTTCTATCAGCTTCTGGAATGTAAGATAAAAATTGTGGACGAGGTAGACTGGTTAGAACCACTAATGTTTTTACTTCAAAATTCTCCCAATCTAAAAGTTCTTTCCATCTACAAG ACATTCATTCGAAATGCGGAGGAGTTGCCACTTTCATGGAACCAACCGAGTTCTGTTCCTGAATGTTTGGCAACCCATCTAGAGATCTTTGAATGGAATGAATATGGAGGAAGAAACGAAGAGAAAGAATTGGTAAGATACATCTTTGCCAACTCTAACTTTTTAAAGAGAGCTGGATTCTCCTTGAAATCAACCAgcaaaaataagaagaagatgatagaaTTAGAATCTATGTCTAGGATTTCATCATCATCCCAGCTTATCTTCTCCACTCAATTAGAATATCTGTGCGTTTTATATGAAAAGAAGTAA